CGGGCCGGTTCCCCGAACCGTAGACCGTCCACGACGGGGACGAGCGCGTCTTCGAGTCGGCCCGCGAGCGCGAGCGGAACGTCCGTGACTTCCCGGAGCCAGGTCTCGCCGACCACGCGGTACCCCAGCCCTTCGATCACGGAGACGAGGTCGGGGCGGGTGCCCTCGACGACGGCGTGGTCGGCCGCGCTCGCCTCGAAGGCACGATCGACGAGGGCTCGATTCTCGGCGGGATCGCCCATGGCGTCCAGTCCCCAGTCCGCGGCGAGGTGGCCGACGCCCCAGTCGGTCTCCCGGGTGATCCGCGTGAATCGCGGGGCGTAGTGGCCACCGCCGAACCCGACGAGGTGCCGGCGGGTGGTCTCGCCATCGGCGGCGCTCTCCTCCGGGCCCGCGTCGGCAGCCACGGGTTCCGGGTCGGCGTCGGCCGCGACCCCGCGGAGGTCGAGGATCGCTCGTGCGACCGCCTCGGCGGCCGCCGGATCCGCCCACTGTGGGTCGCCGCTGCCGACCTCGACGAACATCGAGGGGACGCCCACGTCGGTCGGGCCGTGGTGGGTACACTCCATGCCGACCTCGTAGTCCTCGGGCGCGTGGGTTTCGAGTGCGTCGAGGACGCGGCTGTGAGCGTGCGGGCAGGCCCGCGCGAGGGCGTCGTCCTCGCCGCCGTGTTCGGCCGGCCCGAAGTTGCCCGTGTGGTGGGCCGTGAGCAGCGGCCCCGTCTCGCCGCTGTGTCGCGAGGCGAACACGAGCAGGTCGAGGTCCGCGGCGAAGGCCTCGGCGGCGTCGTCGAGTTCGAGGTGCCAGCCCTCGAACTCGCGGAGTTCCGCGCCATCGGTCCGGTAGGCCGCGGCTGCAGCACTGTCGCCGGTGTCGATCCGTTCCCAGTCGGCCAGGTCGTGTAGTCGCTCGCCGACGTGTTCGGACGCTCGGTCGGCACGTGAGACGACGATTCCGAGCATCAGTCGGCCCCCTCGACGTGGATCGGATCGCGACCGACCGCGGTCCGGACGGCGTCACCCGCGAGGCCGAACAGTCGCCGGAGTGCATCCCGGCGTTTGACGAACAGTGCCGTGCCGAGCACGAGGTAGACCGCGGTGTAGGCGAACAGCAACTCCTCGCTCGTGATCGGCAGTTCGAGCAGGCCCCGGATGATCGCGAACTCGATCAGCACCTGCGAGATGAACAGGGCGAACAGAACGACTGCCTCCCGGATCGAGATCTCGAAGTTGACCAGCAGCGCCAGCGCGAAGTAGGACTGGCCGGCGGTGATCCAGATCTCGGCGGCCTGCCGGGCGTCGAACGGGAGCGTCCCGACCGCGCCAAGCGCGATGGAGTAGACGACCGCGATGGTTCCGATCAACAGCGTCCACTGATTGAGCTTCGAGGAGATGAGGGCGTTGAACCCCGCCGTCGAGCGGGCCTTGTTGACGAGAACGGCGACGACGATGAGTTCGGGGGACTCGCTGGCCAGGGGCGCGACCCACTGGATCATGAAGAACTCGGGGATCCCGTTCTGGATGCCGATCACCTCCAGCCCGTGGGCGAACGGTTCGACCGCGACGAAGATCATCGCCCCGGAGTAGACGAAGAGGGCGATCACGGTCAACGGGCGCCACGGGAGCGACCACCCCTGGAGGTAGGCCGGGACGCCGACGGTGTGTTCGCTGTGTTCCACGTCGGATTTGAGCACCAGCCCGATGTAGGCCGCGTAGAGCCCGACGAGAAACAGGGTGTCGATAATGTCGATGCCGCCGCCGAGCGGCACCGCGAACGCCCACGCGGTCGCCAGGAAGAGGAACGTCATCTCCGTGGCGATGTCCTCGTCGAGCTGGACGGAATCGCTGAGCCAGCCCTCGCGGTTCCGGACGGCCGGATCCCGCGTCTCGAACGACCGCCAGACGGTGAACGCGGCGATGCCGGCCCATCCGATGCCGATGAGGATGCGGTTGGCACCGGTCATGTTGGCGATGGCGAGGTTGGCGTCGTGACAGGCGGCGGCGATCGGCGTCTCCTGGGCGGCCACCTGCGCGGGACTGAGCGCCGAACAGGCTTCGGCCGTCGCGCCGCCAGCGCCTGCGTTCCAGGCGTACAGCGCGTCGACTGCGTATTCGGGCGCGACCGCAAGCACCGCGAGGACGGCGATGGCGAACGCGCGCGGCACGTCTTTCTCGGCCGTCTCGGCACCCCAGGCGAGCAGGAACGACGCGCCGAGGATCGCCACCCCGCTGAGCGCGACCTCCGCGACGATTCCGAGGTGAGCCCCGGTGAGGAAGACCGTGACCCACGGTGCCGTCAGCGCGACCGCGATAGCGACCATGACGAGCGGATGGCGGAGTCGAGTCACTACCAGCCCGCAACGGACACCGGCAGGAAAAGTTTGCCACTTCGACCCCGCCGCTTTCGAGGGGAACGGGCCGGTGAGACTGCGAACGTCCCGGCCGGCGACCGACCGGGAGCGGTGCGGTTATTGGGGTCCCCCGACTGGCCCCCGGTATGGACGTATACGGACTGATCGGGAACCCGGTGGGGCACTCGCTGTCACCGCCGATGCACGAGGCGGCCTACGAGGACCTGGGGATCGACGCCCGCTACGTCACCTTCGAACCCGACGAGGACGCCGGTGCGGCGGCCGTCGAGTCGGCCGCGACGCTCGGCGTGTCGGGACTGAACGTCACCATCCCGTTCAAGCAGGACGTGCTGGACGCCGTCGAGCCCGCACCGCTGGCCGAGCGCATCGGCGCGGTCAACACCGTCGACTTCACGACCGACCCGCCGACCGGCTACAACACCGACGCCGTCGGCGCGACCCGGGCGCTCCGGTCCCACGACGTGGCGCTCACGGGCAACGCGGTCGTCGTCGGAGCCGGGGGCGCGGGCCGGGCGGTCGCGTTCGGCCTCGCCGACGAGGGCATGACCGTCGACATCGCCAACCGCACCGAGTCCAA
This Halorientalis sp. IM1011 DNA region includes the following protein-coding sequences:
- a CDS encoding D-aminoacyl-tRNA deacylase, with product MLGIVVSRADRASEHVGERLHDLADWERIDTGDSAAAAAYRTDGAELREFEGWHLELDDAAEAFAADLDLLVFASRHSGETGPLLTAHHTGNFGPAEHGGEDDALARACPHAHSRVLDALETHAPEDYEVGMECTHHGPTDVGVPSMFVEVGSGDPQWADPAAAEAVARAILDLRGVAADADPEPVAADAGPEESAADGETTRRHLVGFGGGHYAPRFTRITRETDWGVGHLAADWGLDAMGDPAENRALVDRAFEASAADHAVVEGTRPDLVSVIEGLGYRVVGETWLREVTDVPLALAGRLEDALVPVVDGLRFGEPAREAASDAEFETVSLPADLLDRAQGIDQDRTRELVAARALVFETEENGNRVAGRAAVASRGDYTAIIDGIVDLLRVEYDAVERREDAVVARQEAFDPEKAKTLGVSEGPKFGRLSAGEPVEVNGRTIPPEQVRSEREDRFPL
- a CDS encoding sodium:calcium antiporter, giving the protein MVAIAVALTAPWVTVFLTGAHLGIVAEVALSGVAILGASFLLAWGAETAEKDVPRAFAIAVLAVLAVAPEYAVDALYAWNAGAGGATAEACSALSPAQVAAQETPIAAACHDANLAIANMTGANRILIGIGWAGIAAFTVWRSFETRDPAVRNREGWLSDSVQLDEDIATEMTFLFLATAWAFAVPLGGGIDIIDTLFLVGLYAAYIGLVLKSDVEHSEHTVGVPAYLQGWSLPWRPLTVIALFVYSGAMIFVAVEPFAHGLEVIGIQNGIPEFFMIQWVAPLASESPELIVVAVLVNKARSTAGFNALISSKLNQWTLLIGTIAVVYSIALGAVGTLPFDARQAAEIWITAGQSYFALALLVNFEISIREAVVLFALFISQVLIEFAIIRGLLELPITSEELLFAYTAVYLVLGTALFVKRRDALRRLFGLAGDAVRTAVGRDPIHVEGAD
- a CDS encoding shikimate dehydrogenase, coding for MDVYGLIGNPVGHSLSPPMHEAAYEDLGIDARYVTFEPDEDAGAAAVESAATLGVSGLNVTIPFKQDVLDAVEPAPLAERIGAVNTVDFTTDPPTGYNTDAVGATRALRSHDVALTGNAVVVGAGGAGRAVAFGLADEGMTVDIANRTESKARELAAEVPDATGHGLDALDELVPEADVLVNCTSVGMKEDRSPVPADVLHSDLGVLDAVYDPIETRLLRDAAETGATTVDGAWMLLYQGVEAVERWTDRDAPVEKMNAVLRERL